The Brienomyrus brachyistius isolate T26 chromosome 7, BBRACH_0.4, whole genome shotgun sequence DNA segment AAAACCTttataatcccccccccccccacacacacacacacacacacacactattgtGTATTTTGGCTTTACAATGCATTTCAGTCTGAGGCTGTGCAAAGGGGAGGAAATTTGTGAGAAAATTTAAGGGCgttacattttttaacataattggattggtcttgGGTTGGGGAAGAGTAATATAGGTAAACCCGACAGTAAACTTAGATAgtatataattaatatttaaattgCATATTAATATGAGCGGACATCATTAGATTAATGTCAAAGCAGGAGTGTGGCAGCGTTCGAGGTGCTTTGACAAATACACTTGACAgttcagaaggtggcagcaaagcagcaTGTCCTCTGTCTACAGAGAGGGTGTGGTGCAGCTCAGGAGAACCTGCAGTGCATATCTGTATTCCTTCATGTGGTGTTTTCTATAAAGAATATTTTAATTGAGGAATTGAATGGAGTTTATAGGGGAAACATCTGGAGACACATCTGAGAGCTGTAATCCGGACCGTTCCATACATCCCACTCTATAGACTGTTTCTTGATATGATTTTACATCGATAATCATAATTAAATCCCCCCTGCTGAAAATATAGTGgatctacttttttttttttttagttttctttccctctctcacCATTAAATTCCAGCATTGGGATTTTTCGTAAAACATCATTTATATTCATTACTCTTGAATATTCACACTTTTGCATCTGCAAAGTTTCAGACATCAACAATTTTAGTAATCTTTAGACAACTATGCCCAAGTAATTACAATAAGTTCAGCTGCAATACAAACTGTAATGCAATGATTAACAGTGAGACACGACGTCATAACTGTTAATGAAAATTGTGCCCGAATtatgtaattatatatatattgtatgaaGCATTAAAAAGTTTTAAAAGTAAATGTTACACTTTTGCTTTCTTTAAGTAGTGCTGAGCGTAAATAATCGCAATGCTGTGTGATGATATCGCTTATAGTACCACTTCGTCTACCCAAGAAACTATCAGCCGTAATTATCTCATTTGTCTGACCGCTCGGGTTTATTTCATATATTCACGATTGCATTGAATGAATTCAAAAGCAGCGGAGTCCCGGCATATACTATACCGAAGCTTAGTAGGTCAAGGTTGAGGGGGCAGTAACCAGCCGCTCTTCttctccgcctcctcctccgtCGCTTCCACCCCGTCACACCATCATGGCGGATGTTCAGGGCAACAACAATCATGTCCCTGTGCTATTCTCATACTCCGTCTTTTCCCGGCCGTCGTCCGTCCCCGTCGGCTCCGGCTACGAGCTGCTCATCCAGAAGTTCCTGTCCATCTACGGACATCAGATCGACGTGCACCGAAAGTTCGTCATTCAGCTGTTTTCCGACGAGTGGGGGCAGTACGTGGACCTGTCCAAGGGATTTGTGATATCCGAGAAATGCAAACTTCGCCTCGTACCTCTGCAAATGGATGTAAGGAAGTGTGCATTTCTCCTAACGTACCTTGCAGGCAACGTAGATCGCTTTCATTTGACACGAAGTATGTGGCATGTTTCAACAGTCCATTCGTTTACATGGCAGCCTAACGTGTTGCGGGGGTCTGGTTAAAGTTTATTTCCTCATCACCGGCACCTGCAAGGAAACAAAAAAGCAACGAGTTTATCTGTGGATAGTTAATATGGTGCAATCGTTGTATTAGTTACTTAACCAACTGTGTAGCATAAAGCAGACGACAGATCTATAGTTGAAGTTATCTAGTTAAGCACTTGTTTAGGACAGGCAATAGTAACACACTGAACTGTTCTTTTAATTCGTTACGGTTCGCTAGGCTGTATAGTCCATCATTTTCATCAACTGGCTGATAAATATGAAACTGCAAGAGCAGAGTGGCGTCCTGCTTGAGCCAGCGCCTTCATTACGAGCCTGTTTGAATGCGGCTTAAATGTCATACAGGGTTTTCTACATTTTGCCGGGTCACTCCGATGACTGGTGCAGATGAAATCGCCTTTCGGCGGTATGTGGATCCATATAACCACATTTGTTCTTCTGTATTTGCCTCCGTTCGTACTTAGTTCTTAACTACTAATAAGTAAGTATTAACAAACAAATACAGCACTTTAGAAAGTTAAAAATTACATGGTCAAAATGGACCTATCAGGTAGAATTTTTAAGTACATAATGTATAGTATTTGGTATATTTTTGCAGGTTTTCTTGAAAGCTACAATtccttcacaaaatatatgcatAAAAAATATGAAGCAATTTGCTACTGATTTGCTGTATTTCAGTTGTAGCTAAGGCCGATATTTGACTTGGCTGGATACTCTAAGCCACAGAAAACATTAGGAAGACTTTGTATTGACTGTATAATTTATCTTCTATTTTAGCCCAAAAGATTATGTTTATAATAGTGGAAATACATTAAAACAATGAGGCCAGGAAGAGTGTTATTGGCAGTATTACCAAAGTGGGGCATTTTATAATCCTGGGAAGCTTACTGATTTcctggaaaatctgaatgagcGCACAATCCAGTAGAAAGCCAAATCGTTAATAGTGTCAggttaattcaatgcattttccCCAGTGCAGCTCTCAGCACTTCCAGTAACCAGTAATGTATGGGTGGAGACCATGCAAGGTCCTTGTGTTTTTAATGGGCaagttttatggggaaaactgaacGAGTAGCTCTGGAGCCAGTATAGGAAATGTTCATAGAATCGCAGTTTAGTGTTGGTTGAAATGACAGGGAATGAGTCCTTCTCCTTAAAAGGAATCTATTCGGTGCTGAGCCTATAAACCTTCATTTATGTGTAATCATTGCACATGTCTGGCATGCGGAGTGATGCATAATGTTGATGGCAAGCCCGGTAGACAGGTTCTGGACCCTTTGATGGTGAATTAGGTGTGAACCGTGTGAACTTGACAGAATTCTGACTAAGTCCAAACGTGTTTATGCAGCAGTCATTCCCCTGTCTGCAGATCACCACCCTGGGGAACCTGTCGCCGTCCACCACGGTCTTCTTCTGCTGTGACATGCAAGAAAGATTCCGGCCAGCAATCAAATATTTTGGGGATATCATCAGTGTGGGACAGAGACTGGTAAGTTCatgtgcatgtgtttgcatgtgcaCATCCTGCAATGAACTGAAAACTAGCGATTGGCAAATGGagcatcatgaaccatttgatGTATTTTCTGATCCCACTAGCTGGTGCTGTCTGTTCATAAAAGgactcaaagcatgtcccaaagcaaaccaagagcaccatctagtggagacaaaaaaatatagcaaatggttcatgaagcctcaaaGGCCTATCCCTACTAAAAACCCATTCTGGGTGTGCTTCTGTCTTGTGCCCTATCCTGCCTTGGACAGGTTCtaggcagatggatggataaattggACAATGTCAATCTTCTGGAAAAATCCTAGATCAAATGCGGGCACCCTGTAGCTGAGTGCAGAGGTGTGTTGCATGTAAGCATGATTTTAATCATATCCTTGGCCAACAAAGGAGAAGGTGTTGACCGATTTGTTTCTCAATAAAACCTCCGATTGCTCCTAAATGCTTACGACAATTACTTATTTCTGGATCTCGGAGGGGTCCCTGCAATAGCAGTATGGTGACTTTTCATGAGTTGTTTGTAATAGGTAGAGGATCGATGGCACAACATCAGATTGCTTATGTCAATTATACTCAAGAGATGTAGGCTTGGCTTAAAGGTTATGACCACAGTATACAGATCAGTTTGCTTTAATGCACTTTTGAGATTTGTCATTACTGCAGTTCGATTCTGATGTACTTCTGAGAGCAGCTAGTATGGCATTTAGATCTTGTGTAAATGTTGCACTTGAGTCCTCTTGCGACCTCTGCACTCAGCTACAGGGTGCCCGTATTCTGGGCATTCCGGTGATCGTGTCCGAGCAGTATCCCAAAGGCCTGGGCAGCACAGTACAGGAACTGGACCTTACGGGAGCCAAGCTGGTGTTTCCCAAGACCAAATTCTCCATGGTGCTGCCTGAAGTGGAGGCTGTACTGGCCGAGATTCCCGGACTGCGGAGCGTGGTGCTCTTTGGGGTCGAGGTATGGTGAACCCCTACATGATGTAGACATCGTCTATGTTTAGCTTTGCTCTGTTTTATGATTTatgtcagtggttctcaaactggtcctcggggacccccagacagtccatgcttTTGGTTCCTCCCTGCTACTGGtcgggagctgggaggcagcaaaaatgtagactgtctggcaaggagctgaGAGGGGAACGAAAACCTAGACAGTCCTGGGGCCCCCGAAGGTCCAGCTGAGAAACGCTAATTTAAGGTTTATTTGTATTCAGGCATTTTCTAAGTAGTTAATGGTAGAAATAATGTTTTGCTAGTATTTTACTTGACTGAAAGTAAAACTGAGAAAATAATCCAAAGAAATATACACCCTAATTCCTCGTTAGATTTCTGTAAGGATGCTGGACTGTTGCATGTCCTGATTAAAGCTGGCCGTACACTTAAACGACGCCATCTTTGACCACGAATGATGTCCAGACAAAAGGAAATCAAACAGGTCGACGAGAACAGTCCGTAGCATACTTAAAGCAAGACTGCCACATTGTTCGTTCTGTGTCATGCCGCAATTCTAGAGAGCACCAAATGTTTTCGATGCAGCAGACCTACAAACAGAGAGCAAAAAAACTTAATGTGGCCAGGGGATGAGTCGGGTGGGATAAAGGGGGTGACGGCTTATTTAAAATGGGAGTTTAACACTGTTAAGGTTTAATACTAGCAGTGGCACAGAAAATGAAGCCAAGAACTTACATGGCACGGTTACATGTTAACGAAACGCATGCATTCCATGGCAAACATTACCCAGTTATGATATTTACTattatagaaatagaggaatACACATATTAATGTACACTATTTAAAGTAGGATGTAGTGCAAAGCATGCCAGTTACTGTACTGTATAGTCGATTCCATCGATTTTATCTGAAGTATACAGCCAGCCCTTCCGCTTCTTTTTTGCACAGACCCACGTCTGCATTCAGCAGACAGCCCTGGATTTGATCGGTAGGGGTCTGGAAGTCCACATCATTGCCGACTCTACATCCTCCCGGAGCATGATGGATAGGATGTTTGCACTGGAGGTAAACCCAGCAACTCCTTACACAGGGAAAAACTTTGTAATTCATTCATTAGACAAAACGTTTGTGTCATGTTTTCTGGGTACAGAAAGAGCCAGTCTTTTCCTTGGCAACAATTACTGgaaatttttaataaatttcaAAAACTATGTATGTCTGGAGTAGAAAGTAGTGTTCATAGATTTATAGATAGACTTATAGAGCAAAAGAAAAttgttttcagtgtttttttccatgTTAATGTAGTTTGGAAGGTATCACCCGTAGCCACCTTACCTGGATCATTTGAAGTCTGTATGAATGAAATCATTAACGTTTTAGTCGTCATTGTGTAAATGGACTGTTGCTTCTCAAAATGACAATgtgcctttttaaaaatataaacttGCTACGTCTTTGCCGTCTCCCACAGCGTCTAGCTCGCACTGGTATCATCATCACCACGAGCGAGTCAGTTCTACTGCAGCTGGTCTCGGATAAAGAGCACCCAAAATTCAAGGAGATCCAGACCCTCATAAAGGCCAGTGCCCCGGAGTCTGGCCTGTTGTCCAAAGTCTGAGGTCACCTGGCTTGCCATGTCAGGGATAATCTAGGGTACTGTAGGTCAACCGTCTGCGAGGAACGGCATTGCATGAGTTTGCTATGTCTGCAGGGTGGTTCTGTGCTTATTACAAAAAGTTACCTTTAAAAACTAGCATAAATTCTGTTTACTTGTATCCTCTCACTCAGCTGTAAGgagatgttttattttcaaatcaattTCAAGATTGGATTATTTAACgtatatattttttcccccccataaatcctgtttttcaCCAGCCAGCTCTGTATGCCAGTCAGTCCTTATCATGGTGTAAAATCTGGGAGCGATATCATCCTTTTAGACAGATGGATCTCAGCGTAAAGGCTCCCATTTAATTCTTCCTTCAGCCTTTGCTCACGTTTACGCAAGATAGTTTCCAAGAATGCAAATAGAAATATTCCTTCATACAGCAGTTTTACGTATCGAGGCGATATATTAAAATGAGCCCATCCGGGAGAATCTTTTCCTTATGAAAATATTTACTTTGCATACAAGACCCACATTTTTCCAGGTAATTCATATCAGTCATATTAATATTACTTTGGTCCTATTAGTATTTCGGTAATTTGATTTTAATTGCATACTTATGCACCGTAGCGTACGTCCTTATCCGTTGAATGCATTGGATTTCTAATTTTACTATGTTTATTAAAATATCTTTACCCAAAATTTACCTTTGGAGGGAGAATAGGTG contains these protein-coding regions:
- the isoc1 gene encoding isochorismatase domain-containing protein 1, with amino-acid sequence MADVQGNNNHVPVLFSYSVFSRPSSVPVGSGYELLIQKFLSIYGHQIDVHRKFVIQLFSDEWGQYVDLSKGFVISEKCKLRLVPLQMDITTLGNLSPSTTVFFCCDMQERFRPAIKYFGDIISVGQRLLQGARILGIPVIVSEQYPKGLGSTVQELDLTGAKLVFPKTKFSMVLPEVEAVLAEIPGLRSVVLFGVETHVCIQQTALDLIGRGLEVHIIADSTSSRSMMDRMFALERLARTGIIITTSESVLLQLVSDKEHPKFKEIQTLIKASAPESGLLSKV